A genomic stretch from Lathyrus oleraceus cultivar Zhongwan6 chromosome 2, CAAS_Psat_ZW6_1.0, whole genome shotgun sequence includes:
- the LOC127119534 gene encoding uncharacterized protein LOC127119534 isoform X4 has product MPSDIVYQRPLFGGQISCTFPNRFQDVSEIRQVPDHQEVFADPSRDESLIVELLEFKPDVADNDSAVWFLQDLAREQDAEGTLVIEQSGVHEAPGLMYNNISAVVTTAVGQMAISKGRQGREAQNTVKVHLANLRIKGVDTDVLITAYEPIVINPFSESADAVGAGMAVPAAQAGCMPMDEVFKLAVTSFKEKRQKS; this is encoded by the exons ATGCCATCAGATATCGTTTATCAACGCCCTTTGTTTGGGGGACAAATATCATGCACGTTTCCCAACAGATTCCAG GATGTCAGCGAAATTCGCCAAGTACCTGATCATCAG GAGGTGTTTGCGGACCCTAGCCGCGATGAAAGTTTGATTGTTGAGCTTTTAGAGTTTAAGCCTGATGTTGCTGATAATGATAGTGCTGTGTGGTTTCTGCAAGATCTTGCTAGGGAACAGGACGCTGAAGGAACTTTG GTTATTGAGCAGTCAGGAGTTCATGAAGCACCTGGTTTGATGTATAATAATATATCGGCTGTTGTAACAACTGCAGTGGGCCAAATG GCGATTTCTAAGGGGCGACAGGGAAGGGAAGCACAAAATACTGTGAAA GTTCATTTGGCAAATTTGCGTATTAAAGGAGTTGATACTGATGTACTAATCACTGCATATGAGCCGATTGTTATAAA CCCTTTTAGCGAAAGTGCGGATGCGGTTGGTGCCGGCATGGCTGTTCCTGCTGCACAAGCTGGATGTATGCCAATGGATGAGGTCTTTAAACTTGCTGTTACAAGCTTCAAG
- the LOC127119534 gene encoding uncharacterized protein LOC127119534 isoform X5: MPSDIVYQRPLFGGQISCTFPNRFQDVSEIRQVPDHQEVFADPSRDESLIVELLEFKPDVADNDSAVWFLQDLAREQDAEGTLVIEQSGVHEAPGLMYNNISAVVTTAVGQMAISKGRQGREAQNTVKVHLANLRIKGVDTDVLITAYEPIVINPFSESADAVGAGMAVPAAQAGCMPMDEVFKLAVTSFKVTSSD, from the exons ATGCCATCAGATATCGTTTATCAACGCCCTTTGTTTGGGGGACAAATATCATGCACGTTTCCCAACAGATTCCAG GATGTCAGCGAAATTCGCCAAGTACCTGATCATCAG GAGGTGTTTGCGGACCCTAGCCGCGATGAAAGTTTGATTGTTGAGCTTTTAGAGTTTAAGCCTGATGTTGCTGATAATGATAGTGCTGTGTGGTTTCTGCAAGATCTTGCTAGGGAACAGGACGCTGAAGGAACTTTG GTTATTGAGCAGTCAGGAGTTCATGAAGCACCTGGTTTGATGTATAATAATATATCGGCTGTTGTAACAACTGCAGTGGGCCAAATG GCGATTTCTAAGGGGCGACAGGGAAGGGAAGCACAAAATACTGTGAAA GTTCATTTGGCAAATTTGCGTATTAAAGGAGTTGATACTGATGTACTAATCACTGCATATGAGCCGATTGTTATAAA CCCTTTTAGCGAAAGTGCGGATGCGGTTGGTGCCGGCATGGCTGTTCCTGCTGCACAAGCTGGATGTATGCCAATGGATGAGGTCTTTAAACTTGCTGTTACAAGCTTCAAG gtaacgagcagtgattga
- the LOC127119534 gene encoding uncharacterized protein LOC127119534 isoform X7 — protein MPSDIVYQRPLFGGQISCTFPNRFQDVSEIRQVPDHQEVFADPSRDESLIVELLEFKPDVADNDSAVWFLQDLAREQDAEGTLVIEQSGVHEAPGLMYNNISAVVTTAVGQMAISKGRQGREAQNTVKVHLANLRIKGVDTDVLITAYEPIVINPFSESADAVGAGMAVPAAQAGCMPMDEVFKLAVTSFKVTSSD, from the exons ATGCCATCAGATATCGTTTATCAACGCCCTTTGTTTGGGGGACAAATATCATGCACGTTTCCCAACAGATTCCAG GATGTCAGCGAAATTCGCCAAGTACCTGATCATCAG GAGGTGTTTGCGGACCCTAGCCGCGATGAAAGTTTGATTGTTGAGCTTTTAGAGTTTAAGCCTGATGTTGCTGATAATGATAGTGCTGTGTGGTTTCTGCAAGATCTTGCTAGGGAACAGGACGCTGAAGGAACTTTG GTTATTGAGCAGTCAGGAGTTCATGAAGCACCTGGTTTGATGTATAATAATATATCGGCTGTTGTAACAACTGCAGTGGGCCAAATG GCGATTTCTAAGGGGCGACAGGGAAGGGAAGCACAAAATACTGTGAAA GTTCATTTGGCAAATTTGCGTATTAAAGGAGTTGATACTGATGTACTAATCACTGCATATGAGCCGATTGTTATAAA CCCTTTTAGCGAAAGTGCGGATGCGGTTGGTGCCGGCATGGCTGTTCCTGCTGCACAAGCTGGATGTATGCCAATGGATGAGGTCTTTAAACTTGCTGTTACAAGCTTCAAG
- the LOC127123276 gene encoding secreted RxLR effector protein 161-like, protein MYVDDLIYTGNNEQTFKSFKESTKRKFSMTDLGKTRYMERPIAVHLDATRRFLRYLKGTVNLGVLYKRNDKLMLQGWSDSDNAEDCDDRKNTTCYVFMLNSNSISWSSKKQPIVTLSTTGVEFVIVASCAC, encoded by the exons ATGTATGTAGATGACTTGATTTATACTGGTAACAATGAGCAGACGTTTAAAAGTTTTAAAGAATCAACGAAGAGGAAATTTTCCATGACAGATTTGGGAAAGACGAG ATATATGGAAAGACCGATTGCAGTTCATCTGGATGCAACAAGGAGATTTCTTAGATATTTGAAGGGAACTGTGAACCTGGGAGTTTTATACAAGAGGAATGATAAGCTAATGTTGCAAGGGTGGTCAGATTCAGATAATGCAGAAGATTGTGATGACAGGAAAAACACTACATGTTATGTATTTATGCTCAACTCAAACTCAATCTCATGGTCTTCAAAGAAGCAACCCATAGTTACTCTCTCAACCACTGGAGTTGAGTTTGTTATAGTAGCCTCATGTGCTTGTTAA
- the LOC127119534 gene encoding uncharacterized protein LOC127119534 isoform X3: MPSDIVYQRPLFGGQISCTFPNRFQDVSEIRQVPDHQEVFADPSRDESLIVELLEFKPDVADNDSAVWFLQDLAREQDAEGTLVIEQSGVHEAPGLMYNNISAVVTTAVGQMAISKGRQGREAQNTVKVHLANLRIKGVDTDVLITAYEPIVINPFSESADAVGAGMAVPAAQAGCMPMDEVFKLAVTSFKVYDWSLF, encoded by the exons ATGCCATCAGATATCGTTTATCAACGCCCTTTGTTTGGGGGACAAATATCATGCACGTTTCCCAACAGATTCCAG GATGTCAGCGAAATTCGCCAAGTACCTGATCATCAG GAGGTGTTTGCGGACCCTAGCCGCGATGAAAGTTTGATTGTTGAGCTTTTAGAGTTTAAGCCTGATGTTGCTGATAATGATAGTGCTGTGTGGTTTCTGCAAGATCTTGCTAGGGAACAGGACGCTGAAGGAACTTTG GTTATTGAGCAGTCAGGAGTTCATGAAGCACCTGGTTTGATGTATAATAATATATCGGCTGTTGTAACAACTGCAGTGGGCCAAATG GCGATTTCTAAGGGGCGACAGGGAAGGGAAGCACAAAATACTGTGAAA GTTCATTTGGCAAATTTGCGTATTAAAGGAGTTGATACTGATGTACTAATCACTGCATATGAGCCGATTGTTATAAA CCCTTTTAGCGAAAGTGCGGATGCGGTTGGTGCCGGCATGGCTGTTCCTGCTGCACAAGCTGGATGTATGCCAATGGATGAGGTCTTTAAACTTGCTGTTACAAGCTTCAAGGTATATGACTGGAGTCTTTTTTGA
- the LOC127119534 gene encoding uncharacterized protein LOC127119534 isoform X1, whose amino-acid sequence MPSDIVYQRPLFGGQISCTFPNRFQDVSEIRQVPDHQEVFADPSRDESLIVELLEFKPDVADNDSAVWFLQDLAREQDAEGTLVIEQSGVHEAPGLMYNNISAVVTTAVGQMAISKGRQGREAQNTVKVHLANLRIKGVDTDVLITAYEPIVINPFSESADAVGAGMAVPAAQAGCMPMDEVFKLAVTSFKEKRQKSGKGKRAREQGLKEGKA is encoded by the exons ATGCCATCAGATATCGTTTATCAACGCCCTTTGTTTGGGGGACAAATATCATGCACGTTTCCCAACAGATTCCAG GATGTCAGCGAAATTCGCCAAGTACCTGATCATCAG GAGGTGTTTGCGGACCCTAGCCGCGATGAAAGTTTGATTGTTGAGCTTTTAGAGTTTAAGCCTGATGTTGCTGATAATGATAGTGCTGTGTGGTTTCTGCAAGATCTTGCTAGGGAACAGGACGCTGAAGGAACTTTG GTTATTGAGCAGTCAGGAGTTCATGAAGCACCTGGTTTGATGTATAATAATATATCGGCTGTTGTAACAACTGCAGTGGGCCAAATG GCGATTTCTAAGGGGCGACAGGGAAGGGAAGCACAAAATACTGTGAAA GTTCATTTGGCAAATTTGCGTATTAAAGGAGTTGATACTGATGTACTAATCACTGCATATGAGCCGATTGTTATAAA CCCTTTTAGCGAAAGTGCGGATGCGGTTGGTGCCGGCATGGCTGTTCCTGCTGCACAAGCTGGATGTATGCCAATGGATGAGGTCTTTAAACTTGCTGTTACAAGCTTCAAG gaaaagagacagaaaagtggaaaaggaaaaagagcaagagaacaagggttgaaggaaggaaaagcttga